Proteins from a single region of Hydrogenimonas thermophila:
- a CDS encoding secretin N-terminal domain-containing protein: MKYIKILLLSLLLNCSLIANNTKDQIIIKKPNENVNINIQNMKIADYIKLTAKIIKKNILLEGKINGSIDFISTVPVKKREVMDILLNVLATKGYTIVKDGDILRVIKLNEAVKNALPIVTTDSELSNNHQMVTKIIPVKNQNVDVVAVKVRHMISKGAKLVTFKEKNLMILSDFPKNIETIEKVIDSLQKDTKKSLVIVKLKNLPVTTANTQATKIASTLFNPRVEEDKITILPMKETKSLTIIGRKENIEIIKKLIVNMDNEATPIEQSMRVIPLYNNDVKVLFKSIMDIVKSKKYDDQRMRPTLSMDIGTNSIVAIGPKSELDMVEDLIKTMDKEKMQVYVMARIIEISKTKAAQIGAKYGLQAGKASNAGLFTLAANFGGPTVALDGALASMISIPVLSEGLALGSAIDFLQTHGAADIISEPSILCIDNKESTIFVGQTQSILTSTSTATSTTDLPVSTYKREKIGLKLSVKPRVANEKKVTLEITASIEDVLGSTGTTTGTPTTLDREVKTVTIVQNGETVILGGLIKKKESNSVSRVPLLGYIPILGQLFTHDTTDYDNVNLVITLTPYIIPSSSSLSELREKLTELQKLRSEYYEKAVERLKKHAED, encoded by the coding sequence ATGAAATATATTAAAATCCTACTTTTGTCACTGCTATTAAACTGCTCTCTAATTGCAAACAATACAAAAGATCAAATAATTATAAAAAAACCAAATGAAAATGTAAATATTAATATTCAAAATATGAAAATTGCAGACTATATAAAACTAACAGCAAAAATTATTAAAAAAAATATCTTGTTAGAAGGAAAAATTAACGGTAGTATAGACTTTATCTCTACTGTACCGGTAAAAAAACGTGAAGTAATGGATATATTACTTAATGTTCTTGCAACTAAAGGTTATACCATAGTCAAAGATGGCGATATTTTAAGAGTTATAAAACTTAATGAAGCTGTAAAAAATGCTCTACCAATTGTTACTACTGATAGTGAATTGTCTAACAACCATCAAATGGTAACAAAAATCATACCAGTAAAAAACCAGAATGTTGACGTAGTAGCAGTAAAAGTAAGACATATGATCTCAAAGGGTGCAAAACTTGTAACTTTTAAAGAGAAAAACTTAATGATTTTAAGTGATTTCCCTAAAAACATAGAGACAATAGAAAAAGTTATTGACTCTCTTCAAAAAGATACAAAAAAGAGTTTGGTTATTGTAAAACTAAAAAATCTGCCTGTAACAACTGCAAATACTCAAGCTACAAAAATTGCCTCTACTCTATTTAATCCAAGAGTTGAAGAAGACAAAATTACTATATTACCTATGAAAGAGACAAAAAGTTTAACAATAATCGGTCGTAAAGAGAATATAGAAATTATAAAAAAGTTGATTGTAAATATGGACAATGAAGCAACTCCAATTGAACAATCAATGAGAGTTATACCACTTTATAACAATGATGTAAAAGTACTCTTTAAAAGCATTATGGACATAGTAAAAAGTAAAAAATATGATGATCAGCGTATGCGACCAACTCTCTCTATGGATATTGGAACAAACAGTATAGTAGCTATTGGTCCAAAAAGTGAACTAGATATGGTAGAAGATCTTATAAAAACGATGGATAAAGAGAAGATGCAAGTCTATGTAATGGCTCGAATTATTGAGATCAGTAAAACCAAAGCTGCTCAGATTGGTGCAAAATATGGTCTACAAGCAGGAAAAGCTTCTAATGCAGGGTTGTTTACACTTGCAGCAAATTTTGGCGGTCCAACTGTTGCATTAGATGGAGCATTAGCAAGTATGATCTCTATACCTGTTTTAAGTGAAGGATTAGCATTAGGAAGTGCTATAGACTTTTTACAAACACATGGTGCTGCAGATATAATTTCTGAACCATCTATTTTATGTATAGATAACAAAGAGTCAACAATTTTTGTAGGACAAACACAATCAATACTAACAAGCACTTCAACAGCAACATCGACAACAGATTTACCTGTAAGCACATACAAACGTGAAAAAATTGGTTTAAAACTGAGCGTAAAGCCAAGAGTTGCAAATGAAAAGAAAGTTACTCTAGAAATAACAGCATCCATAGAAGATGTACTTGGATCAACTGGTACGACTACAGGTACACCTACAACACTAGATCGTGAGGTAAAAACAGTTACAATAGTACAAAATGGTGAAACAGTTATACTTGGCGGACTAATTAAAAAGAAAGAGTCCAATAGTGTTTCTAGAGTGCCTCTATTAGGATATATCCCAATTTTAGGTCAACTTTTTACCCATGACACAACTGACTATGATAATGTAAATCTTGTGATTACTTTAACACCTTACATAATTCCTTCTTCAAGCTCACTTTCAGAGTTGCGTGAAAAACTAACAGAACTTCAAAAATTGAGAAGCGAGTATTATGAAAAAGCTGTTGAAAGGCTCAAAAAACATGCTGAAGATTGA
- a CDS encoding TonB-dependent receptor, with protein sequence MKKSYLLAGLVLFSSIAAAEEISLDTIRVESSTIEDIATDKRTESSTVNIIDEETIEKIDPKNINELLQTVPGITADLRNGDIVEIHIRGIAQQEFMWEDTGVAIVIDGVPVLQNGGKVKFNLDEIESIKVIKGSASYLYGQNALAGAVIITTKKIKDKNGFEVKAEAGSEEYKNIKANVYKGTEAYSFNIGANYRYDGGYWDRTENETKSVNGKFQYYIDDMSDITVGVDITRKYEESDRGSVTGVTAAETNPTGTDGDWPWNHDYYTDLDKYFITYSKDFDNGANLKINSYYYKDLYDYESTPYDNTGDGNDDYYAKDNNEDIKQYGVKTEFRGKKDKLAYMIGVDLGKRKSEDYSYTKKDYTDSRGYDQYAGEWEDELLTENNYGVYGETKYKITNNFTTTINLRYDINRYKYEENAYSFSSRSSSWEYDSFDETKTYRNTTYRAGGAYNINKNNTLYANISTGFRNPRIKELYNGELGWGSAENNFDLKTEKTITYEVGMKGTTFLKAEYEASIFVTDTKDIISKVDGTYNWDSDFYDNVGDARNRGFELSLKGKAKEKFSYSIAYTYLDAYYTSHLPFTVDIYADADNDGKDDDNGENITYDITGNQLPRVPHHKIDLIVNYKFLPKWNLMTELYAQSKYYADETNLITMPGYGKVNMRVDYKPIKNLEFFVKIDNILDKQYYRTVYLYSDKNKDGKFDAEDASITVDPGRVFYAGLKYRF encoded by the coding sequence ATGAAAAAAAGCTATCTACTGGCAGGACTTGTACTATTTTCTTCTATTGCAGCGGCTGAAGAGATCTCGTTAGATACCATTCGGGTAGAGTCTTCAACTATTGAAGATATAGCAACCGACAAAAGAACCGAAAGTTCTACTGTAAATATCATAGATGAAGAGACTATAGAAAAGATTGATCCTAAAAATATAAATGAACTTTTACAGACAGTTCCGGGAATTACTGCGGATCTTAGGAATGGTGACATTGTTGAAATCCACATTAGAGGTATAGCACAACAAGAGTTTATGTGGGAAGATACTGGAGTTGCAATAGTTATAGACGGTGTTCCTGTACTTCAAAATGGAGGAAAAGTAAAATTCAATCTTGATGAAATTGAATCGATTAAAGTTATTAAGGGAAGTGCTAGCTATCTATATGGACAAAATGCTCTTGCTGGAGCAGTAATTATTACTACTAAAAAAATTAAAGATAAAAATGGCTTTGAAGTAAAAGCTGAAGCAGGTAGCGAAGAGTACAAAAACATTAAAGCAAATGTATATAAAGGGACAGAGGCCTACTCTTTTAATATTGGAGCAAACTATAGATATGATGGTGGATATTGGGATAGAACTGAAAATGAGACGAAATCTGTCAATGGTAAATTTCAATACTACATCGATGATATGAGTGATATTACTGTAGGAGTTGATATTACAAGAAAATATGAAGAGAGTGACAGAGGAAGTGTTACCGGTGTAACTGCAGCAGAAACAAATCCAACTGGTACAGATGGAGATTGGCCTTGGAATCATGACTATTATACAGATTTAGATAAGTATTTCATTACTTATAGTAAAGATTTTGACAATGGGGCAAACTTAAAAATTAATTCATACTACTATAAAGATTTATATGATTATGAATCTACTCCGTATGATAACACTGGAGATGGAAATGATGACTACTATGCTAAAGATAATAATGAAGATATAAAACAGTATGGCGTAAAAACTGAATTTAGAGGAAAAAAAGATAAATTAGCATATATGATAGGTGTAGATTTAGGGAAAAGGAAATCAGAAGATTACTCTTATACAAAAAAAGATTATACTGATAGCAGAGGATATGATCAATATGCTGGCGAATGGGAAGATGAATTACTAACTGAAAATAATTATGGAGTTTACGGAGAAACTAAATATAAAATTACTAATAATTTTACAACAACAATTAACTTAAGATACGACATAAATAGATATAAATATGAAGAAAATGCATATTCATTTAGCAGTCGCTCATCTTCTTGGGAATATGATAGTTTTGATGAAACTAAAACTTATAGAAATACAACATATAGAGCTGGAGGAGCATATAATATAAATAAAAATAACACACTATATGCAAATATCTCAACAGGATTTAGAAACCCAAGAATTAAAGAGTTATACAATGGTGAATTAGGTTGGGGAAGTGCTGAGAATAATTTTGATTTAAAAACAGAAAAAACTATTACCTATGAAGTTGGAATGAAAGGAACCACATTTCTTAAAGCAGAATATGAAGCTTCTATTTTTGTTACAGATACAAAAGATATTATAAGTAAAGTTGATGGAACATATAATTGGGATAGTGACTTTTATGATAATGTAGGAGATGCAAGAAACAGAGGTTTTGAACTAAGTTTAAAAGGGAAAGCTAAAGAAAAATTTTCTTACAGTATCGCTTATACATATCTTGATGCTTATTATACTTCACACTTGCCTTTTACTGTTGATATATATGCTGATGCTGATAATGACGGAAAAGATGATGATAATGGAGAAAATATTACCTATGACATTACAGGCAACCAACTTCCAAGAGTACCTCATCATAAAATTGATTTAATTGTAAATTATAAATTTTTACCTAAATGGAACTTGATGACAGAACTTTATGCTCAAAGTAAGTACTATGCAGATGAGACAAACCTTATAACAATGCCTGGCTATGGAAAAGTAAATATGAGAGTAGATTATAAGCCTATAAAAAATCTCGAATTCTTTGTAAAAATAGATAATATTTTAGACAAGCAATACTACAGAACAGTATATCTATATAGTGATAAAAATAAAGATGGCAAATTCGATGCAGAAGATGCAAGCATCACAGTTGATCCGGGTAGAGTCTTTTATGCAGGTTTGAAATATCGCTTTTAA
- a CDS encoding S8 family peptidase, whose amino-acid sequence MRLFVLSLLTLITTLTLNADPGFFRGGKRIELTPDDSTTVIAPRTVNGSDRGILKSYKGTDGRTYSLNEKLLITFNKDVAKDEGERIVEDNGLSVVKWIGNTLIAKAATPDEALEKIDILLKNEKIKRVDPNLKSEVIQNSVYNDVNITGWVHPFYGINIETIVDDKITGIFPDPANAGHWFAYNDGTDYYTLENEFGSYYVEFQKDIDCDILETWVMGYSGKNVKVGVIEGGIDPYNPDLSFDYTWNVAAPDRRERDLRKDIYSFDHGTEVASVIVAKHNNDFGIAGVAEDADLIAIDGFDGYSEDLLEALDVLDKKKARVVNCSWTTGWITDTVIEKMRDMSLNGADGKGVLFVFSSGNEGVDWKDTSFIATDKPAYEYAGGIHVGAIFGDGKKANYSVYGGGLDFVAPSNFLVTNPNYLNEDYSSIWGSGTSLAAPVVTGVVALMLEANPDLTRNQIVEILAKTAKKVGDYDYQIHPRANVTADNYVNNFHEEPWDIDENLTNYTWNNKTGYGLINAEAAVREAFALRKKLPDEETLNLYDLPLAMIESVSTDTPTQTCEPEVITETVTVTVPADVNETEYQLNQNDIDSLTTGWHLMGVGVDTNISTYSNAKLFWAYKDGKWQVYSPDETLSETIKSSGYDELETVPAKRGVWVLK is encoded by the coding sequence ATGCGTCTTTTTGTACTCTCTCTATTAACCCTCATAACCACCCTAACCCTAAACGCTGATCCGGGTTTCTTTCGTGGTGGTAAGCGTATAGAGTTAACACCTGATGATTCAACAACTGTTATAGCTCCAAGAACTGTAAATGGTAGCGATAGAGGAATTCTAAAAAGCTATAAAGGAACTGATGGTAGAACATATAGCCTAAATGAAAAACTCTTGATTACTTTTAATAAAGATGTTGCAAAAGATGAGGGTGAAAGAATCGTAGAGGATAACGGATTAAGTGTCGTTAAATGGATAGGTAACACCTTAATAGCTAAAGCAGCAACTCCAGATGAAGCACTGGAAAAAATAGATATCCTTCTTAAAAATGAAAAAATTAAAAGAGTTGATCCAAACCTTAAAAGTGAAGTTATCCAAAATTCCGTATATAATGATGTAAATATTACAGGATGGGTACATCCGTTCTATGGTATCAACATTGAAACTATCGTTGATGATAAAATAACAGGAATATTCCCTGATCCTGCAAACGCAGGACACTGGTTTGCTTATAATGATGGAACAGACTATTACACATTAGAAAATGAATTTGGCTCTTACTATGTAGAATTTCAAAAAGATATAGATTGCGACATTCTTGAAACTTGGGTAATGGGATATAGCGGTAAAAACGTAAAGGTTGGAGTGATTGAAGGCGGTATTGATCCATACAACCCTGATTTGAGTTTTGATTATACTTGGAATGTAGCTGCACCTGATAGAAGAGAGAGAGATTTAAGAAAAGATATTTACAGTTTTGATCATGGCACTGAGGTTGCAAGTGTAATAGTTGCCAAACATAATAATGACTTTGGAATAGCAGGGGTTGCCGAAGATGCCGATTTGATTGCAATTGACGGTTTTGACGGTTATTCAGAAGATTTATTAGAGGCATTAGATGTGCTTGATAAGAAGAAAGCAAGAGTAGTAAACTGCTCTTGGACAACTGGATGGATTACTGATACAGTAATTGAGAAGATGAGAGATATGTCGTTAAATGGTGCTGATGGCAAAGGGGTATTGTTTGTTTTTAGCTCAGGAAATGAAGGTGTAGATTGGAAAGACACAAGCTTTATAGCCACAGACAAACCTGCTTATGAATATGCAGGCGGAATCCATGTAGGTGCAATTTTTGGAGATGGCAAAAAAGCCAATTACAGTGTATATGGCGGTGGTCTTGACTTTGTAGCACCGTCAAACTTTTTAGTAACAAACCCTAATTATTTGAATGAAGATTATTCATCTATTTGGGGTAGCGGAACTTCACTTGCCGCACCTGTTGTAACGGGAGTAGTAGCTTTAATGCTTGAAGCAAACCCTGATTTAACCCGTAATCAGATTGTAGAGATTTTAGCTAAAACAGCTAAGAAAGTAGGGGATTACGATTATCAAATCCACCCTCGTGCAAATGTTACAGCAGATAATTATGTAAACAACTTCCATGAAGAGCCGTGGGATATAGATGAGAATCTAACTAACTACACTTGGAATAATAAAACAGGATATGGCTTAATCAATGCCGAAGCTGCTGTAAGAGAAGCATTTGCATTGAGAAAAAAACTCCCTGATGAAGAGACTTTAAATTTATATGATCTTCCTTTGGCAATGATAGAGTCGGTTAGTACAGATACACCAACCCAAACCTGCGAACCTGAAGTTATAACTGAAACGGTAACAGTAACAGTACCCGCTGATGTAAACGAAACAGAATATCAACTAAACCAAAACGATATAGATAGTCTAACAACCGGTTGGCACTTAATGGGAGTAGGTGTAGATACAAATATAAGCACATACTCAAACGCAAAACTCTTTTGGGCATATAAAGATGGTAAATGGCAAGTATATTCACCTGATGAAACACTATCTGAAACAATAAAATCATCTGGATATGACGAACTTGAAACTGTTCCTGCAAAAAGAGGGGTATGGGTGCTTAAATAG
- a CDS encoding GspE/PulE family protein has protein sequence MLKIEPYHDISLEPIDAEGIDIDLAIKHYALPTKINDEKVIAVNSRYLSQAINFIDVLNIKLQPKFIDEESFDKLYNRYLELRTDRAIESFQEESQDEIEEEELSLTEFLKTSSDILNAEESAPIIKFVNSLFYQAIKKRASDIHIEIHEHKGSVRFRIDGTLVNHVDLDKSVTNLIISRIKVISNLDISEKRIPQDGRTQVIIAKRTLDIRVSVLPTYHGERVVMRILMESESIPHLPELGFPPDIVEGLESLLRYTYGIILVTGPTGSGKSTTLHSFLQEVATPEKNIITIEDPVEYKADNINQIQANPAVGLTFAAGLRSILRQDPDVVMIGEIRDAETAKIAIQAALTGHLVFSTLHTNNATSAPLRLTEMGVEPFLVSSALLGVLAQRLVKQLCPHCKKEDTLAESYAKAYDLPSGAKIFTAEGCPHCNYTGYVGRKAIAELFMLDNDAKHALKEAKDDTDLRAYMKNRGIPTLSDYLKTMLLQGETSLAEAVRIGMNI, from the coding sequence ATGCTGAAGATTGAGCCTTATCACGATATAAGCCTTGAACCTATAGATGCTGAAGGCATAGATATTGATCTAGCAATCAAACATTACGCCTTACCAACTAAAATTAATGATGAAAAAGTAATAGCTGTAAATAGCCGATACCTTTCTCAAGCTATAAACTTCATAGATGTACTTAACATTAAATTACAACCTAAGTTTATAGATGAAGAGTCTTTTGACAAACTCTACAATCGATACCTTGAATTAAGAACTGACAGAGCTATAGAGTCTTTCCAAGAAGAGTCACAAGATGAAATAGAAGAGGAAGAGCTTTCACTTACAGAGTTTCTAAAAACATCTTCAGATATTTTAAATGCAGAAGAGTCTGCACCTATTATTAAATTTGTAAACTCTCTTTTTTATCAAGCTATTAAAAAGAGAGCCAGTGATATACATATTGAGATACACGAACATAAAGGATCAGTCAGGTTTCGTATTGACGGTACATTGGTTAATCATGTTGACCTTGACAAATCAGTTACAAATCTCATAATCAGCCGTATTAAAGTTATTTCTAACTTAGATATCAGTGAAAAGCGTATTCCTCAAGATGGTCGTACGCAAGTCATCATTGCTAAACGTACTCTTGACATAAGGGTTTCTGTTCTTCCTACATACCATGGCGAAAGAGTAGTTATGCGTATCTTGATGGAGAGTGAATCAATACCTCATCTACCAGAGCTTGGTTTCCCTCCTGATATTGTAGAAGGACTTGAATCACTTTTGCGCTATACATATGGGATCATTCTTGTAACCGGACCAACAGGAAGCGGTAAATCAACTACGCTCCACTCTTTTTTGCAAGAGGTAGCAACACCTGAAAAAAATATTATTACCATAGAGGACCCTGTAGAGTATAAAGCAGACAATATCAATCAGATTCAAGCAAATCCAGCCGTTGGACTAACTTTTGCAGCCGGCTTAAGATCTATTTTAAGGCAAGACCCCGATGTTGTTATGATCGGAGAGATTCGTGATGCCGAAACTGCAAAAATTGCTATTCAGGCTGCATTGACAGGTCACTTGGTATTTTCAACACTCCATACAAATAATGCTACATCAGCCCCTTTACGTCTTACAGAAATGGGAGTTGAACCTTTTCTTGTCTCTTCCGCCCTGCTTGGCGTTCTTGCCCAAAGACTTGTAAAACAGCTTTGCCCTCACTGCAAAAAAGAGGACACACTTGCTGAAAGCTATGCGAAAGCTTACGATCTGCCATCTGGTGCTAAAATTTTTACTGCTGAAGGGTGTCCACATTGTAATTACACAGGTTATGTGGGCAGAAAAGCTATAGCAGAACTCTTTATGCTTGATAATGATGCCAAACATGCATTAAAAGAGGCAAAAGATGATACTGACCTTAGAGCATATATGAAAAATAGAGGCATCCCTACACTCTCTGACTATCTAAAAACTATGCTTTTGCAAGGTGAGACTTCACTTGCTGAAGCAGTACGAATAGGTATGAATATTTAA
- a CDS encoding VanZ family protein, protein MSFLDCLHIKNLVTKPSAHCRNLYKILFWLTLIVIFYLAFAPNVSVGPEFENADKYKHTLAFFVLTNLFIYAYEKGFKLVWFWMLFIGIFIEVVQHFIPNRESSFFDILADGTGIFLATIFKLYIEKSYKK, encoded by the coding sequence ATGAGTTTTTTGGATTGTTTGCATATTAAAAATTTGGTAACTAAGCCATCTGCACATTGCAGAAATCTATATAAGATTTTGTTTTGGTTAACTCTAATTGTAATCTTTTATCTTGCATTTGCCCCAAATGTTAGTGTTGGACCAGAGTTTGAAAATGCTGACAAATATAAGCATACATTGGCATTTTTTGTACTTACAAATCTGTTTATATATGCATACGAAAAAGGTTTTAAACTGGTATGGTTTTGGATGCTTTTTATAGGCATTTTTATTGAAGTTGTTCAACACTTCATTCCAAACAGAGAGAGTTCATTTTTTGATATTTTAGCTGATGGAACAGGGATCTTTTTGGCAACAATATTTAAACTTTATATAGAAAAAAGTTATAAAAAATAG
- a CDS encoding PDC sensor domain-containing protein produces the protein MVIKEIQQFSEIRPKARAYLCYLLSRNIPNRTPEVTLNTITSALKKIKKEVNEIDAFYVLDSKGQQVINNISTNSSYRVGEGENRADRAYYYRAVREKRCILTDPYPSRIEGKLVVTAAYPVYNEKGVLQYVVCADIPLDKLLHMVHPSSGETAFGRFTKYCYAAFSVALFGVAVILFINGVKSFIVAEFNILHIDIKEMFEATILLTLSLAIFDLVKAIFEEEVLGQHRKGEADDIHKTMVRFLGSIIIALAIEALMLVFKFAIIDPEKLVYAVYLIAGVTMLLFGLSFYLKSIRKER, from the coding sequence ATGGTTATAAAAGAGATACAGCAGTTTAGTGAAATTAGACCTAAAGCACGGGCATATTTATGCTATCTGTTATCACGCAATATTCCTAACCGTACTCCAGAAGTAACTTTAAATACAATAACCTCTGCCCTTAAAAAAATAAAAAAAGAGGTTAATGAGATCGATGCTTTTTATGTTTTGGATTCAAAGGGTCAACAGGTTATAAACAATATTAGTACTAATAGTAGTTATCGCGTAGGTGAAGGTGAAAATCGTGCAGACCGTGCTTACTATTATCGTGCGGTAAGAGAAAAAAGATGTATTTTAACTGATCCTTATCCTTCTAGAATAGAAGGAAAGTTGGTTGTAACAGCTGCTTATCCGGTTTACAATGAAAAAGGTGTGCTTCAATATGTTGTATGTGCAGATATACCACTAGATAAGCTGCTTCATATGGTTCACCCCTCTTCTGGAGAGACAGCTTTTGGACGTTTTACAAAATATTGTTATGCAGCCTTTTCTGTAGCACTGTTTGGTGTAGCAGTTATTCTTTTTATTAATGGTGTTAAAAGTTTTATAGTAGCAGAGTTTAATATATTGCATATTGATATAAAAGAGATGTTTGAAGCAACCATTCTGCTAACTCTTTCACTTGCTATTTTTGATTTGGTAAAAGCCATCTTTGAAGAGGAAGTGCTTGGGCAGCATAGGAAAGGCGAGGCAGACGATATACATAAAACAATGGTTCGCTTTTTAGGCTCAATTATTATAGCACTGGCTATAGAAGCATTGATGCTAGTCTTTAAATTCGCTATAATCGACCCTGAAAAATTGGTATATGCTGTTTACTTGATTGCCGGTGTAACAATGCTTCTTTTTGGGCTTTCATTTTATTTAAAAAGTATCAGAAAAGAGCGATAA
- a CDS encoding PDZ domain-containing protein yields MIKLSENSISLIFRLIIIFVVIKAIMVGLLMTLPHTGVTKITVPDVTPPYTRFNIKNAFYTTNSKTKKEDVKPKQPLYKIDDMELTGIYMESKKSGFVVFYDKKDKEQHILSVGETYKGYKLDSLSKYEAIFIRNNQHYKLSFKDDSSIPVEPKKILTQTDEEEPVRLVPKNLVKKYSTDFKAIWKDISIKEIIKHGKIAGFKIQSVKKGSVFSQLGLQKGDIIVEVNDKPIKTYKAAFDIYKNINKYRDLKIKILRNGIEKEFNYEIY; encoded by the coding sequence ATGATAAAGCTCTCTGAAAATAGCATATCTTTAATATTTAGATTAATTATCATCTTTGTTGTCATAAAAGCAATAATGGTTGGATTACTTATGACTCTACCACATACTGGTGTAACTAAAATAACTGTTCCTGATGTTACACCACCATATACGAGATTTAATATAAAAAATGCTTTTTATACTACAAACAGCAAAACAAAAAAAGAAGATGTTAAACCAAAACAGCCACTCTATAAAATTGATGATATGGAACTTACTGGTATATATATGGAGTCTAAAAAGAGTGGTTTTGTAGTCTTTTATGATAAAAAAGATAAAGAACAACACATACTTTCTGTTGGGGAAACATACAAAGGGTACAAATTAGACAGTTTGTCAAAATATGAAGCTATATTTATTAGAAACAATCAACACTACAAACTCTCATTTAAAGATGACAGCTCAATTCCAGTTGAACCAAAAAAAATATTAACTCAAACAGATGAAGAAGAGCCAGTACGATTAGTACCTAAAAATCTGGTTAAAAAGTATAGTACTGACTTCAAAGCAATCTGGAAAGATATATCGATAAAAGAGATCATAAAACATGGTAAAATTGCGGGCTTTAAGATTCAATCAGTCAAAAAAGGTTCTGTTTTTTCACAACTTGGATTGCAAAAAGGAGACATTATTGTTGAAGTTAATGATAAACCTATAAAAACTTATAAAGCAGCATTTGATATTTATAAAAATATTAATAAATACAGAGATCTTAAAATAAAAATATTACGCAACGGAATTGAAAAGGAATTCAACTATGAAATATATTAA
- a CDS encoding prepilin-type N-terminal cleavage/methylation domain-containing protein, which produces MKQKMRQAFTLVELMIAITLTALLLTLLYNTTNTITKSGEKYLQKEEELIRNVQKIQKLITLDLLNSDINSTSISNIEPSEPSTILIHTSNSLHDIETPWVLYKTTNDNKLLRIESPYKPKLPLTQQFSPNIFVDLICNKTKKFNIYKTKSEFLVIFQCQQNNPVIFRLTLQ; this is translated from the coding sequence GTGAAACAAAAAATGCGCCAGGCTTTTACCCTTGTTGAATTAATGATTGCAATCACACTGACAGCCCTCTTACTTACCCTACTCTACAACACTACAAATACAATTACAAAAAGTGGAGAAAAGTATTTACAAAAAGAGGAAGAGCTAATAAGAAATGTACAAAAAATTCAAAAACTCATAACATTAGATCTTCTTAACTCAGATATAAACTCAACATCAATCTCAAATATAGAACCTAGTGAACCATCAACTATTCTAATTCATACATCAAATTCACTTCACGATATAGAAACCCCTTGGGTATTGTATAAAACAACTAACGACAATAAACTGCTACGCATAGAGTCTCCATACAAACCAAAACTTCCATTAACTCAACAATTTTCACCAAACATTTTTGTAGATCTGATCTGTAACAAAACAAAAAAATTTAATATTTACAAAACAAAGAGTGAATTTCTTGTAATATTTCAATGCCAACAAAACAATCCGGTAATTTTTAGATTAACTCTTCAGTGA
- a CDS encoding type IV pilus modification PilV family protein yields the protein MRPAFTLMEVMVAVLIISVTLGAMLQITHNAGFIYERGKNRSEILPHASLAFSNPLEEHPSENIDIKSIAESFGVKDDDILDILRKAEPKLESELYSQIDLSEMDDDENEEMLEEDDATQNQSLSIDIYRLVYKEKDGNAVSIFRLKLLNGINKQ from the coding sequence ATGCGCCCTGCTTTCACTTTAATGGAGGTAATGGTCGCTGTCCTCATTATATCTGTTACACTTGGGGCAATGTTGCAAATAACGCACAATGCAGGCTTCATCTATGAACGTGGTAAAAATAGATCTGAAATTCTACCTCATGCTTCACTGGCTTTTTCAAATCCTTTAGAAGAGCATCCAAGTGAAAATATAGATATAAAATCTATTGCAGAATCGTTTGGTGTCAAAGATGATGATATTTTAGATATTTTAAGAAAAGCTGAACCAAAACTTGAGAGTGAGCTGTACAGTCAAATTGATCTTTCTGAAATGGATGATGATGAAAATGAAGAGATGTTGGAAGAGGACGATGCAACACAGAACCAGTCTCTTAGTATTGACATCTACAGATTGGTTTATAAAGAAAAAGATGGTAATGCAGTAAGCATATTTAGGCTTAAACTACTGAATGGAATAAATAAACAGTGA